A genomic window from Cytobacillus suaedae includes:
- a CDS encoding flagellar hook-associated protein 2: protein MRIGGLASGMDIDQLVSDLMKAERMPLDKLNQKKQVLEWQRDGYRDMNKLFAELNNMTLDMRLENTYSSKSVTSTNASAITATANADAPNGSYTVNVERLATAAIRASQSGISLDPTQKIDPNAKLSTQMAKLKSTFSTNATGQIEFTITTYNENGSPNTFTKAYDPANSSLNDILKDINGSTTLGVRAFYDPTSDKVVMERTVTGDLNPTGMEIGFSGASANFFTNTLQMKDATGVEVESGGTNARFTYNNGLTVEPPTNSYTINNISFTFNAVTNGNATVTISNNTDNAVDKIVQFVNKYNEVIEKINGKLSEERFRSYQPLTKEERDELSEKQIEQWEEKAKSGLLKNDSVLSSGLNQLRLDFYSPLSNTAAKTGFRQLAEIGIKTSTNYLDKGKLTIDEKTLRAKLQEDPDAVYNLFAADGTTTGTKGIIRRIEETITNTVRNIESKAGKSTWTNQQFTLGRNLTSLDKDINRFEDRLIQVEDRYWRQFTAMEKAIQQSNQQSMFLMQQFGGGM from the coding sequence ATGAGAATCGGTGGACTCGCGAGTGGTATGGATATTGATCAACTCGTTAGTGATTTAATGAAGGCTGAGAGAATGCCTCTAGACAAACTTAATCAGAAAAAACAGGTTCTGGAATGGCAACGTGACGGATATCGAGATATGAATAAGCTCTTTGCCGAATTAAATAACATGACCTTAGATATGAGGTTAGAGAACACTTATTCTTCCAAATCAGTAACGAGCACGAACGCATCAGCGATTACTGCAACTGCAAATGCCGATGCACCAAATGGGTCCTACACTGTTAATGTAGAACGTTTGGCCACTGCTGCAATTAGAGCAAGCCAGTCAGGGATTTCTCTTGATCCAACTCAAAAGATAGATCCAAACGCAAAGTTAAGTACACAAATGGCAAAACTAAAAAGTACATTTTCAACAAATGCTACTGGACAAATTGAGTTTACAATTACAACCTATAACGAAAATGGAAGTCCAAACACATTTACCAAAGCCTATGATCCTGCTAATAGTTCGTTAAATGATATATTAAAAGACATTAATGGTAGTACTACTCTAGGAGTTCGTGCTTTCTATGATCCTACTTCTGATAAAGTTGTAATGGAGCGTACAGTAACAGGGGATCTAAATCCAACAGGAATGGAGATTGGTTTTTCAGGTGCTTCAGCCAACTTCTTTACAAATACCCTACAAATGAAGGACGCTACTGGGGTAGAAGTCGAGTCAGGCGGTACCAATGCGAGGTTCACATATAATAATGGACTAACTGTAGAACCTCCTACAAACAGTTACACTATTAACAATATTAGTTTTACATTTAACGCTGTGACAAATGGAAATGCAACAGTTACCATTTCGAACAATACAGATAACGCAGTTGATAAAATTGTTCAGTTTGTTAATAAGTATAACGAAGTAATAGAAAAGATTAATGGAAAATTATCTGAGGAACGCTTCCGAAGTTATCAGCCACTAACTAAAGAGGAAAGAGACGAATTATCCGAAAAGCAAATCGAACAATGGGAAGAAAAAGCTAAAAGTGGTTTGTTAAAAAATGATTCGGTTTTATCAAGTGGTTTGAACCAATTAAGGTTAGATTTTTACTCTCCTTTATCCAATACTGCAGCTAAAACAGGTTTCAGGCAACTTGCAGAAATAGGGATTAAAACATCCACAAATTATTTAGATAAAGGTAAACTAACAATAGATGAAAAAACACTGCGAGCTAAACTTCAAGAGGACCCTGATGCTGTCTATAATCTGTTTGCAGCAGATGGAACTACAACAGGAACAAAAGGAATCATTCGTCGTATAGAAGAAACGATAACTAATACTGTTAGAAATATAGAGTCAAAGGCTGGTAAATCAACTTGGACAAACCAGCAATTCACATTAGGTCGTAATCTAACATCATTGGATAAGGATATTAACCGTTTTGAGGATCGTCTTATCCAAGTAGAAGACCGCTACTGGCGCCAATTTACAGCAATGGAAAAAGCTATTCAACAATCAAATCAGCAGTCGATGTTTTTAATGCAGCAATTCGGCGGAGGAATGTAA
- the fliS gene encoding flagellar export chaperone FliS has protein sequence MATTNPYASYQTNAVTTASPGELTLMLYNGCLKFIKLARKGIEEKNIELKNTNLQKAQNIIRELMVTLNMDLEVSKNLMAMYDYINRQLMEVNIKNDLDILTEVEGYVTEFRDTWKQAIQLNRQQQHAQGGQA, from the coding sequence ATGGCGACAACGAACCCATATGCATCCTATCAAACAAATGCAGTGACAACTGCTTCCCCAGGAGAGCTTACGTTAATGCTATACAATGGATGTTTGAAATTTATCAAACTAGCTCGTAAAGGAATTGAAGAAAAAAACATTGAGCTTAAAAATACAAACCTACAAAAGGCTCAAAACATTATTCGTGAGCTTATGGTTACATTAAATATGGATTTAGAAGTTTCTAAGAACTTGATGGCAATGTATGATTATATCAATCGCCAGCTAATGGAAGTGAATATAAAAAATGACCTTGATATCTTAACTGAGGTAGAAGGTTATGTTACTGAATTTCGTGATACGTGGAAGCAAGCTATTCAGCTTAACCGCCAACAGCAACATGCACAAGGTGGACAGGCTTAG
- a CDS encoding flagellar protein FliT gives MSSVKALYLATKELYDLLQKPVSNEDRESLIPKVEELLDARQSLIEQVSPPYTDGEKKLGAEVVKLNKVVDEKLALLKQEIQLDINQLKKKKTSTNKYTNPYESVSSDGMFFDKRK, from the coding sequence GTGAGTTCTGTAAAAGCTCTATATCTCGCTACAAAGGAACTTTATGACCTTTTGCAAAAGCCGGTTTCTAATGAAGACCGAGAGTCGTTGATACCTAAAGTAGAAGAATTACTAGATGCTAGACAAAGCTTAATAGAGCAGGTCAGCCCTCCTTATACTGACGGGGAAAAGAAGCTTGGGGCAGAGGTTGTTAAGTTAAATAAAGTAGTAGATGAAAAGTTAGCCCTATTAAAACAAGAAATCCAACTAGATATCAACCAACTAAAAAAGAAAAAAACATCAACTAATAAGTACACGAATCCTTATGAGTCGGTCTCTTCAGACGGGATGTTTTTTGATAAAAGAAAATAG
- the flaG gene encoding flagellar protein FlaG, which produces MLIERVPSNTTMSSYNQDPFRSQSQIRTDVKIAFSDNPNESNQSNESKVELSEEKLKGVVNGLNDFLQPTHTSLKFELHDKLNEYYVTIVDDQTKEVVREIPSKKLLDMYAAMTEFVGFIVDKKI; this is translated from the coding sequence ATGTTAATTGAACGTGTCCCTTCTAATACAACTATGTCATCATACAACCAAGACCCATTTAGAAGTCAATCACAAATTAGAACAGATGTAAAAATAGCATTCTCAGATAATCCAAATGAATCCAACCAGTCTAATGAATCTAAAGTAGAGTTGTCAGAGGAAAAGCTAAAAGGTGTAGTGAACGGATTAAATGATTTTTTACAACCAACGCATACATCACTTAAATTCGAACTGCATGACAAATTAAACGAGTATTATGTAACAATTGTCGATGATCAGACAAAAGAGGTGGTCCGTGAAATTCCATCGAAAAAATTACTAGATATGTATGCAGCTATGACTGAATTTGTAGGATTTATAGTAGACAAAAAGATATAA
- a CDS encoding HD-GYP domain-containing protein yields the protein MKTKSMQVSFDLVGETLSDDIYSDHGILLLKKGTILNETHILQLRNYQNRVFINVEEEESLETIPLQSFQELYSENLKKIKTIFNDHHPDTLPPIKQIIEDFMPLFEKSIDNTKFINQINKSMSFDEYTYRHCLNVGIISATIGKLLGLKKKELVKLGQMGLLHDIGKMTIPPTLLNKPDKLTETEWAQVSLHTIKGYEILKKVTNVDLNVIVAALLHHERLDGSGYPNKLKQKDIPFLVQIVSIADTFDAICSERSYQPKKSVFAAINELMKEANSNKLNPAIVVPFVKYLMRQYIREEVLLSNGEIAEIVFIHDNEPHQPLVRVGEEYMDLRKVSKIDIVEFGNRVEVMEAP from the coding sequence ATGAAAACAAAAAGTATGCAGGTTTCGTTTGATTTAGTTGGCGAAACACTCTCAGATGACATCTATTCCGACCATGGGATCTTATTATTAAAAAAAGGAACCATTTTAAACGAGACCCACATATTACAGCTTAGAAACTACCAAAATCGAGTGTTCATCAACGTAGAAGAGGAAGAAAGCTTAGAAACAATTCCTCTACAAAGCTTCCAAGAATTATATAGTGAAAACCTAAAAAAGATAAAAACAATTTTTAACGACCATCATCCAGACACATTACCACCTATCAAACAAATTATTGAAGACTTCATGCCTTTGTTTGAAAAATCAATTGACAACACAAAATTTATTAATCAAATTAACAAGAGCATGAGCTTCGATGAATATACATACCGTCATTGTTTAAACGTAGGAATTATATCAGCAACCATTGGCAAACTTTTGGGCCTTAAGAAAAAGGAATTAGTAAAGTTGGGTCAAATGGGCTTGCTTCATGATATTGGAAAAATGACCATCCCTCCTACTCTATTAAACAAACCTGATAAACTAACAGAGACTGAATGGGCACAAGTTTCACTTCATACCATCAAGGGTTATGAGATTCTTAAAAAAGTAACAAATGTAGATCTAAATGTGATTGTTGCAGCTTTACTACATCATGAACGACTTGATGGATCAGGATATCCAAACAAGCTGAAGCAAAAGGATATCCCATTCCTCGTTCAAATCGTGTCAATAGCTGATACCTTTGATGCTATTTGCTCTGAACGAAGCTACCAACCCAAGAAAAGTGTTTTTGCCGCAATCAATGAACTGATGAAGGAAGCTAACAGTAATAAGCTTAATCCTGCGATTGTTGTTCCCTTTGTAAAATATCTCATGAGGCAATATATTCGTGAGGAAGTTTTATTAAGTAATGGAGAGATAGCTGAGATTGTATTTATTCATGATAATGAGCCTCATCAGCCTTTAGTAAGGGTTGGTGAAGAGTATATGGATTTGAGAAAAGTTAGTAAGATTGATATTGTGGAATTTGGCAATAGGGTAGAAGTTATGGAAGCCCCCTGA
- a CDS encoding PD40 domain-containing protein translates to MYIPGNQLMKSFTNQMKRSQTNIQKNIEKLATGQRIKAASNDAAGLAISQKLSALSRGSNQALRNVQDASAMVQVADGAMQEMTDILQRIRELTIQSMNGTNSEIKGTIHTNADTLVIQNEVDELKKELNKIVEHTEFNNTKLLTNKEYGEYLYENRITTKTIQLSQISQTNYVDVENNNVGSNTLSPVTLTHNQNRVFSPTVLSTISQPESYIGTTVMDHLPRWSSDGSSIIFTSNRDSQNYTLLADGSVDPALDSGTSIVSQQTLSSNGLMRLRNVDSVLYLEKRSSVYGSWTSVQSYSYNYPNDNNGGYSFSPKVDSSGNTSFVYSDNQGNLKKVDVNINTFSVSSPVDLISTTDTLNVTTTNNTINLPSSPNLYNMNTMNTSLRIEKVNDSGSRILTFWDGIGVAPTEGYYTVSGRTVTFFNDAIIGSESLDDAQDYYRFSYTSDGVGDKVYTTSIPTNAEIYNMHGEDGPRSLSIFVGGTEVQRNQLLSTQPSDHDSVTGVYVNTSTGKIEFYGDLRPAYNENVTIKNLNYDADGRNQTYSVSLGTAIDTYNLSSSDPLANRSIRVSIDNNTVPYDESKVDGYYYDPSNGRISFYGSYRPDLPSNPSIKIEYVTDNSYSSTSRDVYGIPLSYNYPEVYNLGSQTAPNSIRVLRNGSEEIAYSAENGYQYNANTNTIELYGISRPNVGDTYTIQMIAATSSIKQLDGKVEVPLYHSPETYGVTDPSIPSTFLVKVDGNEVNYDSTKTNGYFYNSGTNTIEIYGDARPEAKDSSNPDVQVFYVYESPSTSVGNDSYDIRLDSRTLDYGLVNPDEPTAISVYYKGTEVPYNEQNGFTYNSSNNQLSLHGTYRPENVDSTGDYSVFFVTANDLQTTVPTNSYIYKVEMNGQEIQRAQNSSGDGYIYNGQTIEIVGGARPDITNNTSQIQLNVQYFDSLDIQLNDHMPNDYFHNYCNHEAGADLLESEIDPTALMVSLNGSLLTAEQYSLQDNRIVLKQETLDLTQGSHSLSVDYRVRQGIGYQPNGFTYQTGANSGQSLKVEFASFDNMLRGTNVICVRNYEDAEQGLKVIDHALDFVLSELGNVGAVENRLDHIAANLANSHENTSASLSRIEDTDMAKEMMNLAKEQILSQAQIAMGAHLKQSNMQVLELIK, encoded by the coding sequence CGAGGGGAAGCAATCAAGCACTTCGAAATGTACAAGATGCCAGTGCTATGGTTCAAGTTGCAGATGGTGCAATGCAAGAAATGACCGATATCCTTCAGAGAATTCGCGAACTAACTATCCAATCAATGAATGGAACTAATAGTGAGATAAAGGGTACGATTCATACAAATGCAGATACTTTAGTGATTCAAAATGAGGTTGACGAATTAAAAAAAGAACTAAATAAAATAGTTGAGCATACTGAATTCAATAACACCAAACTCCTTACTAATAAAGAGTATGGTGAGTACTTATATGAAAATCGTATTACAACTAAGACAATCCAATTATCACAGATATCCCAAACAAACTATGTCGATGTTGAAAATAATAATGTCGGAAGTAATACATTAAGCCCGGTTACCCTTACCCATAATCAAAATAGAGTGTTTAGTCCAACAGTACTCTCAACGATTAGTCAACCAGAATCCTACATTGGTACTACAGTCATGGATCATTTACCGAGATGGTCATCAGATGGGTCCTCTATTATATTTACATCAAATAGGGATAGTCAAAATTATACGTTACTGGCCGATGGAAGTGTAGACCCTGCTTTAGATAGCGGAACTTCCATTGTTAGTCAACAAACTCTTTCAAGTAATGGTCTAATGAGGCTGCGTAATGTTGACTCTGTGCTATATTTGGAAAAGCGTTCCTCGGTCTACGGTTCTTGGACAAGTGTTCAATCATACTCATATAACTATCCAAATGATAATAATGGAGGTTATAGTTTTTCACCAAAGGTAGATTCAAGTGGTAATACCTCCTTTGTGTATTCTGATAACCAAGGAAACTTGAAAAAGGTAGATGTAAATATTAATACATTTAGTGTAAGTTCACCGGTTGATTTGATCTCAACTACAGATACATTAAATGTAACGACCACAAATAATACTATAAATCTACCGTCAAGCCCAAATTTATATAACATGAATACTATGAATACATCACTCAGAATAGAGAAGGTAAATGATTCTGGTTCAAGAATTTTAACCTTTTGGGATGGGATAGGTGTTGCACCGACAGAGGGCTACTATACTGTTTCTGGTAGAACAGTAACCTTTTTTAATGATGCTATCATTGGTTCGGAATCACTTGATGATGCTCAAGATTATTATCGTTTTTCTTATACATCTGATGGTGTTGGAGATAAAGTTTATACAACTTCCATTCCAACGAATGCAGAAATTTATAATATGCATGGTGAAGATGGCCCTCGTTCACTTAGTATTTTTGTAGGAGGCACTGAGGTCCAGAGAAACCAACTTTTATCAACACAACCATCAGATCATGATTCGGTTACTGGAGTATACGTAAATACATCTACTGGAAAAATTGAATTTTATGGTGACTTACGTCCTGCATATAACGAAAATGTTACAATTAAAAACCTGAATTACGACGCAGATGGAAGGAATCAAACTTATTCAGTGTCTTTAGGTACAGCAATTGATACTTATAATTTATCTAGTTCAGATCCACTAGCAAACCGATCGATTCGAGTATCAATTGATAATAATACTGTTCCATATGACGAGAGCAAGGTAGATGGTTACTACTATGACCCATCTAATGGACGCATTAGTTTTTATGGTAGTTATCGTCCGGATTTACCAAGTAACCCTTCTATCAAAATTGAGTATGTAACAGATAATTCGTATTCAAGTACTTCACGTGATGTTTATGGAATTCCATTATCTTATAATTATCCAGAAGTCTATAATCTAGGAAGTCAGACAGCTCCGAATTCGATTAGAGTTTTGAGAAACGGTTCTGAGGAAATTGCTTATTCTGCTGAAAATGGCTATCAGTATAATGCAAATACAAATACAATCGAACTCTATGGCATTAGTCGTCCAAACGTAGGTGACACATATACGATCCAAATGATAGCTGCGACAAGTAGCATAAAGCAACTTGATGGAAAAGTAGAAGTTCCGTTATATCATTCTCCTGAGACTTACGGGGTTACAGATCCATCCATACCATCAACATTTCTAGTGAAAGTAGATGGTAATGAGGTTAACTATGATTCAACAAAGACAAATGGTTATTTTTATAATAGTGGTACAAATACGATTGAAATTTATGGTGATGCGCGGCCTGAAGCTAAGGACTCTTCAAATCCTGATGTTCAAGTTTTTTATGTGTATGAAAGTCCCTCAACTAGCGTAGGAAATGATTCTTATGACATTCGTTTGGATTCCAGAACATTAGATTATGGGCTTGTTAACCCAGATGAACCTACGGCTATAAGTGTTTATTATAAGGGGACAGAAGTACCATATAATGAGCAAAATGGTTTTACCTATAATTCTAGTAATAATCAACTATCATTACATGGTACTTATCGTCCGGAAAATGTGGATTCAACAGGAGACTATAGTGTATTCTTTGTAACTGCAAATGATTTACAGACGACAGTACCAACAAATTCCTATATTTATAAGGTAGAAATGAATGGACAAGAAATCCAAAGAGCACAAAACTCCTCAGGTGATGGGTATATTTACAATGGCCAAACGATTGAAATTGTAGGTGGAGCTAGACCAGATATTACAAATAACACTTCCCAAATCCAACTGAATGTTCAATATTTTGACTCGTTAGATATACAGTTAAACGATCATATGCCAAATGATTATTTTCATAACTATTGTAATCATGAAGCAGGTGCAGATTTATTGGAATCGGAAATTGATCCAACTGCTTTAATGGTTTCATTGAACGGGAGTCTATTAACGGCTGAACAGTATTCTTTACAAGATAATCGTATTGTTTTAAAACAAGAAACGTTAGATTTAACCCAAGGTAGTCATTCTCTTTCAGTGGATTATCGGGTGCGACAAGGGATCGGATATCAACCTAATGGTTTTACTTATCAAACAGGTGCAAATTCTGGACAGTCTCTTAAAGTAGAATTTGCATCCTTTGATAACATGCTAAGAGGAACCAATGTTATTTGTGTTAGAAATTATGAAGACGCCGAACAAGGGTTAAAAGTAATTGACCATGCATTAGATTTTGTTTTAAGTGAACTTGGGAATGTAGGTGCGGTAGAAAACAGACTTGACCATATAGCTGCAAATTTAGCTAATAGTCATGAGAATACTTCCGCCTCTTTAAGTAGAATAGAAGATACTGATATGGCGAAGGAAATGATGAACTTAGCGAAAGAGCAAATACTTTCACAAGCACAAATAGCAATGGGTGCACATTTGAAGCAATCTAATATGCAAGTATTAGAATTGATTAAATAA